The proteins below are encoded in one region of Chryseobacterium wanjuense:
- a CDS encoding ACT domain-containing protein: MKNANEIKFLKNRSIIKFEGEDFLGEIGIDGRIFKALTLARISVGVISQQAIENGLSILVHENDSEKAVNCLIDEFEAERKSGKVSQIYSINNVSVIGFVAEDFNKILAELARNNVFPLLLNQVASEGRVNIVVTSSQDEKAKNIIESEISKKPKTVHLAIIGHGNVGKTLIEQVLESSDEIKRRKKIDLKVVAVANSRKIAFNKKGFDNNWNDEVLTAESPSDVQELIKFSKENQLENLIVVDNTASKDFVHNYHTLAENGFDLVSSNKIFNTLPIEEYRKLRYTLNKNNRRYLYETNVGAGLPLIDTIKLLHLSGENITRIKGVFSGTLSYVFNNFSLRDDKFSTIINEALEKGYTEPDPREDLSGNDVARKLLILARELDLINEFEDIKIQNLVPESLLSVSKPEFLSRLEELDEEYQKIKENQEPGHVLRYVGDLHGDLQKDKGELDVKLISVPATSALGQLKGSDSIFEIYTESYGEHPIVIMGAGAGAKVTARGVFGDILRVSETK, translated from the coding sequence ATGAAAAATGCTAACGAAATAAAATTTTTAAAAAACAGATCAATCATCAAATTTGAAGGGGAAGATTTCCTGGGCGAAATCGGGATTGACGGACGAATTTTTAAAGCGCTTACATTGGCGCGAATCAGTGTTGGGGTAATTTCTCAGCAGGCTATCGAAAACGGATTATCCATTTTGGTTCATGAAAATGATTCTGAAAAAGCGGTAAATTGTCTGATTGACGAATTCGAAGCAGAAAGAAAATCAGGGAAAGTTTCTCAGATTTATAGCATCAATAATGTTTCTGTGATAGGTTTTGTTGCAGAAGATTTTAATAAAATATTGGCAGAATTAGCCAGAAACAACGTTTTCCCGTTACTTTTAAATCAAGTAGCGAGTGAAGGACGTGTAAATATCGTTGTAACTTCTTCGCAAGACGAAAAAGCAAAAAATATCATCGAATCTGAAATTTCTAAAAAGCCAAAAACCGTTCATCTGGCAATCATCGGTCATGGGAACGTTGGAAAGACGCTAATAGAGCAGGTTTTAGAATCTTCAGATGAAATCAAAAGACGTAAAAAAATTGATCTTAAAGTGGTAGCCGTTGCCAATTCCAGGAAAATAGCTTTCAACAAAAAAGGTTTTGATAACAATTGGAATGATGAGGTTTTAACGGCAGAAAGTCCATCGGACGTTCAGGAATTAATTAAATTCTCAAAAGAAAACCAACTGGAAAACCTTATTGTTGTGGATAATACGGCGAGTAAAGATTTTGTCCACAACTATCATACATTGGCAGAAAACGGTTTCGATCTGGTTTCTTCCAATAAAATTTTCAACACGCTTCCGATCGAAGAATATCGTAAACTAAGATATACGTTGAACAAAAATAATAGACGTTACCTATACGAAACCAATGTTGGTGCAGGGTTGCCGTTAATCGACACGATTAAACTTCTACACCTTTCAGGCGAAAATATCACAAGAATTAAAGGGGTATTCTCAGGAACATTGAGCTATGTTTTCAACAATTTTTCTTTAAGGGACGATAAATTTTCGACCATTATTAATGAAGCGTTAGAAAAAGGATACACAGAGCCGGATCCTAGAGAAGATCTATCCGGAAATGATGTAGCGAGAAAATTATTGATTTTGGCGAGAGAATTAGATCTAATCAATGAATTTGAAGATATCAAAATTCAGAATTTAGTTCCCGAAAGTCTGCTTTCTGTTTCAAAACCGGAATTCCTTTCAAGACTGGAAGAACTGGATGAAGAATATCAAAAAATCAAAGAAAATCAGGAACCTGGTCATGTTCTGAGATATGTTGGTGATTTGCACGGAGATTTGCAAAAAGATAAAGGTGAACTGGATGTGAAACTGATCTCCGTTCCTGCAACTTCAGCCTTAGGACAATTGAAAGGATCAGATTCCATATTCGAAATTTATACGGAAAGCTATGGAGAACATCCGATTGTGATTATGGGAGCCGGAGCCGGAGCAAAGGTAACTGCAAGAGGTGTTTTCGGAGATATTTTAAGAGTAAGTGAAACAAAATAA